Genomic window (Streptomyces yatensis):
GTGATCCTCACCGGGCCGCCGGCCGGGCCGGAAACCGCTGGTCAGAGCCGATGAGGCCCGGGACGCATACCCCGGCCACGGCGGGGCATATGCCATGAGGGCAGGCGACGGAACACCCGTGCGGGGGATGCGGTCTTCCTCACATACCGCCGGTAACACCGCAGTTGGGCGGTTTACGCCGATGCCGTTGTCGGTAGGGGCCTCTACTCTTATGGCATGCGTCCGACTCCTACTCATCAACCTGCCTTACTGACCAACTCCTCCACCGACCAGGCCAACGAGGCGATTCGCGTCTTTCTGCGGGCCCGGGCAGGCCGGGCACTGCTGCCTTCGGAGCGGGCCGAGTACAGCCGGTTGCTGAAGGTCTACACACGGGCGCTGCGCGGCGAGGTGGAGAAGGCCGCCTGAGCGGCATGAGCGGCACGAGCCGACCACATCCGAAAAGCGGGGGACGCCATGGGGGCTGTGGGCAAGGTCGTCTTCGGAGCGGTGGCGGCGGGGCTTCTGGGCGTCGCCGGGTACGGCGGATACAACCTCTACACGGGCGTGACCGGCGGCGATACCACCGCGCCCCATGACGGTCCGGTGACCGCGGACGAGACCCGGCGGACCGCGCGGGAATTCCTGGACGCGTGGGCGGACGGCAACGACATGCTGGCCGCCGGGCTGACCAACGACGCCGAGGCGGCCATCGGCGCGCTGAGCGGCTATCGCGACGACGGCCATGTGGAGAAGGTGACGGTCACCCCGGGCACGGCCCGGGGCACCACCGTGCCGTTCACCGTCCAGGCCGACGTGGTCTTCGACAAGACCCGTTCGAGCTGGACCTACGCATCGCGGCTGACCGTGGTGCGCGGCCGGACGACCAAGAAGCCGCTGGTCGACTGGAGACCCTCGGTCCTCCATCCCAAGCTCGCGGCCGATGAGTCCGTGCGGACGGACCTGGCGGACAATCCGCCGGTGCGGGTGCTGGACCGCGACGGCAAGGAGCTGCGGCAGGGCCGCTATCCCTCGCTCGACCCGGTACTGATCGCGCTGCGGGCGCGATACGGAGCGGACGCCGGGGGCACGGCGCGGGTGGAGGTGTCGGCGGTCAAGGCCGATGGCACCGCCGGAGCGACGCTTCATGTGGTGAAGAAGGGCACACCGGGCACTCTGCGCACCACCCTCGACGCCGGGGTGCAGAGGCGCGCGGAGACGGCGGTGGCCACCCGCGACGGCGCCTCCGTGGTGGCGCTCAAGCCCAGCACCGGGGAGATCCTGGCGGTGGCCAACTCCGACCAGGCCGAGTTCAACGCCGCGCTGCAGGGGCAGACGGCGCCGGGGTCGACGTTCAAGATAGTCACCGCGGCCACCCTGCTGGAGGCGGGGAAGGTCAGCCCGGGCCACCTGGTGCCGTGCCCGAAGACGGCGGCGTACGCCCAGGGCATGACGTTCCACAACGTCGAGGACAGCGAGAACCCCGGCGCCACCTTCGCCCAGGACTTCGCGGCGTCCTGCAACACCGCGTTCGTCTCGCTCGCCGGAGCCGTGCCCGACGGCGCGGTGGCCCAGGAGGCGCGGGCCGTGTTCGGCCTCGGGCTGAACTGGCGGGTGGGCATCACCACCTTCGACGGCGAGGTGCCGAGTGGAAGCGGCGACGACAAGGCCGCCGCCATGATCGGCCAGGGCACGGTCCAGATGAACCCGCTCACCATCGCCTCCGTCGCGGCCACCGCCCAGACCGGCACGTTCAAGCAGCCCGTCATCGTGCCGCGCTCGGTCGACCACCGGGAGATCGCCACCAGCGACCGCAGCCTCAGCCCGGCCACCAGGTCGCAGCTCAGGGCCATGATGCGGCTGACCGCGACGAGCGGCACCGCCGCCCGGGCGATGTCCGGGCTCACCGGCGACATCGGGGCCAAGACGGGCTCGGCCGAGATCGACGGCCAGCCCAAGACCAACGCCTGGTTCACCGCCTATCGGAACGATGTGGCGGCCGCCGCCGTGGTCACCGGCGGCGGCCACGGCGGGGATGCCGCCGGGCCCGTGGTCCGCGCGGTGCTCAAGACCGGCTGACGCGCTGTGCTCGAAGCCACTGCCCCCGCTGCCCGACACCCTTCGTACAGGGGTTGGGCTAAGGGGTTGTCCATGGTCTCACCCACGCTCTAGCCTGGCGCGGCGGCCGACGGAGCACGGCACGGCTACGGCACGGCACAACACGGCACCGCATCTGCCCGGGCAGAGGGGATTCCGGCGTGAAGCGCACGTCCCGCGACATACGCACCGCCAACCGCTACGGGGTGCTGCGCCATATCGTCGCCCAATCCCCCGTCTCCCGGCAGGAGCTGGCCGCCGCGACGGAGCTGAGCCTGGCCACCGTGGCGAATCTCGTCGGTGAGCTGCTCGACCTCGGGATGCTGGTCGAGGTCGGCTACGAGGACTCCGACGGCGGCCGGCCGCGCGGTCTGGTCGCGGTCAACGCCTCGGGCGCCGCGCTGATCGGCGTGGATGTGGCCGAGACGTATATCCATGTCGAGCTGTTCGACCTGGCGCTGACCGTCCTGGCCCGCGCGGACGAGGAGTTGCGCCCGGAGGAGAACGACCCGGGCAAGGTGGTCGCGCATATCGCGGACGCGGTGTCCTCGGTGGTCGAGCAGGCGGGCGTGGCCGCGGACCGGGTGCTGGGCGTCGGCGTCAGCATGCCGGGGCAGGTGGACCGCGAGGGCGGGGTCTCGGTGTTCGCGGCCAACTGGGACTGGCATGACGTCCCGCTGCTGCGGCTGCTGGCCGAGCACCTCCCCTACCCCCTCCACCTCGACAATCCGTTGCGCGCCTGCACCGTGGCCGAGCAGTGGTTCGGGGCGGCGCGCGGTCGGAGCGACGCCGTGGTGGTCAACCTCGGTACGGGCGTGGGGGCCGGGCTGGCGCTCGGCGGCACCCTGCACCGAGGGGTCAGCAACAGCGCCGGGGAGTGGGGGCACACCACCCTCGTCCTGGACGGACGGCAGTGCCACTGCGGCAACCAGGGGTGCGTGGAGACCTATGTCGGCGCCCCCGGCATCATGCGGAATCTGCGCGAGTTGAGCCCGGACAGTCCGCTGCTGCACCCGGACGACCAGACGGCCACCATCGAGGCGCTCGGCCGGGGCCTCACGGCAGGCGATCCGGTGGCCGTGAAAGTCGTGCACACCACGGCGCGCTATCTCGGGGCCGCCCTCGCCGATCTGATCAATCTGCTCAACCCGGAGGTGATCGTGCTCAGCAGCTGGGTCGCGGCGGCCCTCGGGGAGCCGCTGCTCGCCGAGGTGCGCGCGGCGGTGGCGGTGCGGGCGCTGCGCCGCCCGCTGGCGAGCACCGAGATCGTGCTGTGCCCGATCCCGTCCAACCCCGTGAGCCTCGGCGCGGCGACCTTCGCCCTGGAGGGCTCGCTCGCGTCGGTGGGACTGAAGAACCGCCGCACCACACCGAGGAACCGCTCCACACCCTCGTGACAACGGAGTCGCGCACGGCCGTTCAGGTCGCGCTGTCCTCCCCCATGACCGCACAGAAGACCAGTATCAAGGGCTGACCGAGGAGAACGATGAGCTCCACGCAGCACACGCCACTGCCCTACTACGAGGACGTCTCCCCCGGCGCGGGAGCGCTGCCGCCCCGCCCCTGGACCCCATCCTCCGACGCCGCGCGGCTGAGCCTGAACGGGACGTGGTCCTTCCGGCTGTCGCCGACCGCCACCGCCGAGGACGACTCCTTCGCCCGCCCCGGCTACGACGCCCGCGGCTGGGACGAGCTCCCGGTGCCCGGCCACTGGGTGCTGCACGGCCACGGGGCGCCGATCTACACCAATGTGCTCTATCCGTTCCCGGTGGACCCGCCGCACGTCCCCGCCGAGAACCCGACCGGCGACCATCTGCGCGTCTTCGACCTGCCCGGCGACTGGCCGGAGGGCGGGGAGGCGGTGCTGCGCTTCGAGGGCGTGGAGTCCTGCGCCCGGGTCTGGCTCAACGGCGAGGAGCTCGGCACCTTCAAGGGCAGCCGGCTGCCGCATGAGTTCGAGGTCGGCGGCCTGCTCCAGCCGTCGGGGAACGTGCTGGCCGTCCGCGTCCACCAGTGGTCCTCCGGAAGCTATCTCGAGGACCAGGACCAGTGGTGGCTGCCGGGCATCTTCCGCGAGGTGACGCTGGAGCACCGCCCCGAGGGCGCGCTCGCCGACTACTTCGTCCACGCCTCGTACGACCACACCACTGGCGAGGGCACGCTGCGGATCGACTCCGACCCCGGCGGCCGGGTCACCGTCCCGGAGCTGGGGCTCGACCTGGCCACCGGGGAGAGCGCCACCGTCCCCGTCGAGCCGTGGACGGCGGAGACGCCGCGGCTGTACGAGGCGCGGCTGACCACCGTGGGCGAGAGCGTCTCGCTGCGCGTGGGCTTCCGCACCGTGGTGGTCGAGGACGGGCTGCTCAAGGTCAACGGACGGCGGGTGCTCTTCCGCGGCGTCAACCGGCATGAGTTCCACCCGGAGAACGGGCGGGCCGTGGACCTCGCGACCATGCGCCGCGATCTGGTGCTGATGAAGCAGCACAACATCAACGCCGTGCGCACCAGCCACTATCCGCCGCATCCGGCCTTCCTCGGGCTCTGCGACGAGCTGGGGCTGTGGGTGATCGACGAATGCGATCTGGAGACCCATGGCTTCGGCGTCCTGGAGTGGCGGAACAACCCGGTGGACGACGACCGCTGGACCCCGGCGCTGCTCGACCGCGCCGAGCGCATGGTCGAGCGCGACAAGAACCACCCGTCCATCGTGATGTGGTCGCTGGGCAATGAGTGCGGCACCGGACGCGGGCTGTCCGCCATGGCCGACTGGATCCGGGAGCGCGACCCGTCCCGGGTGATCCACTACGAGGGCGACATGTCCTGCGCCGACGTGGACGTCTACTCGCGGATGTACGCGCCGCACGAGGAGGTCGACCAGATCGGCCGGCGCACCGAGGCGCCGTGGGGCGATCCGGAGCTGGACGCGAAGCGCCGGGCGCTGCCGTTCATCCAGTGCGAGTACGCGCACGCCATGGGCAACGGGCCGGGCGGACTGGGCGAGTACCAGCGGCTGTTCGAGGCGCATGAGCGCTGCCAGGGCGGTTTCGTCTGGGAGTGGATCGACCACGGCTTCACCCGGCGGGCCCCCGACGGCCGCTTCTACCACGTGTACGGCGGGGACTTCGGCGAGGAGCTGCACGACGGGAACTTCGTCTGCGACGGGCTGGTCTTCCCCGACCGCACCCCCTCCCCGGGGCTGATCGAGTACAAGAAGGTCATCGAGCCGGTGCGGATCGAGGGCGACGGGGCGGACGGCACGGTCCGGATCACCAACGGCCATGACTTCGCCGATCTGTCCCCTCTCGTCTTCTCCTGGAGCTATGCGGCGGAGGGCGAGGTGATCGGCTCGGGTGAGCTGGCGGTGCCGCCGCTGCCCCCGGGCGAGTCCGCCGAGCTGAAGCTCCCGGCAGCGCCCGCCGCCGACGCGGGGGCGGAGACCGGGTGGACCATCGAGGCGCGGCTCGCGACCGCGACGGCGTGGGCCGGGGCGGGCCATACGGTGGCCTGGGCCCAGTTCCCCGCCACCGCTCCCGGCTCCGGCCGGGCGCGCGCCCTCGCCTCGGGGGAGGCGCCGCGCCGCGACGGCGACCGGATCGTGCTCGGCCCGGGCGTCTTCGACGCGGCCACCGGCGCCCTGACGTCACTCGGCGGACTGCCCCTCACCGAACCGCCCCGGCTGGACATCTGGCGCGCGCCCACCGACAACGACAACGGCGCGTCCTGGCAGCCGGACGAGCGCTGGGGCCTGATCTGGCGCCGGTTCGGGCTGCACCGGGTGCGGCACCGGACCGACGCGGTGGAGACGGCTCCGGACGGTGCGCTGACCGTCCGGACCCGCGTCGCGCCCGCCGCCGTCGACTTCGGTCTGGAGACGGTCTACCGCTGGACCGCCGATGCGGACGGACGGCTGAGCCTGGCGGTCTCCGTCACCCCGCTGGGCGAGTGGACCTGCCCGCTGCCGCGCCTGGGCCTGCGGCTCGGGGTCCCGGCCGCGCTGGGCGACGCCGAGTGGTTCGGTGGCGGCCCCGGCGAGGCGTACCCGGACACGCGTGCCGCCGCGCGGGTGGGGCGGTGGGCGCTGTCGGTCGACGAGCTCCAGACGCCGTACGTCCGCCCGCAGGAGAACGGCGCCCGGATCGACGTCCGCTGGGTGCGGCTGACCGCGCCCGACGGATCGGGGGTGCGCATCGAGGGCGAGCCGGCCTTCTGGTTCACCGCGCGCCGCTGGACCACCGAGCAGCTCGACGCGGCCGAGCACACACCGGATCTCGAGGCGTCGAACGAGACGGTGTGGGTGCACCTGGACCACCGGCAGCAGGGCATCGGCACCCAGTCCTGCGGCCCGGGGGTGCTGGCCGAGCACCGCCTGGACGTGGCACCGGCCGAGTTCTCGTTCACCTTCTCGCGGCTGAGCTGACGGTCGCGTACGGTCGGGGCGGGCCACGGCGACCCGGCCCCGACCGTACACGCCTGCACCACCCGCACCGCGCCCGCTGGTCAGAAGAGTGCGGTGGCGGGGCTGATGTAGTACGGGAACGAGAAGTCCCGTCAGCGTCACCGCGTGGGGCAGGCTTAGCGGGACTTACCGCTCCAGATCTACTGAGGACGTTCGGTCGAAAATCTCACAGTTTCGGCCATCTCGTATGACAACCGGGCCCGGCCGCTATCGGGCTCCAGGTCGGCCTTGGCCGCGGTCGAGTCGGTCCAGCTGGCCAGAAGATCGAGTGTCTGGCGTTCGGGTGAGTCGGGCTCGGGCGAGTAGACGGTGATACGGAGCCCGGGCTCAGCGGGCAGATCGAGGGCTTCGTAGGGCAGGGCCAGGTCCCCGACGAGCGGGTGGTGGAGTTGCTTCACGCCGGAGCGGTGGAACTTCACGTCGTGCCGAGCCCAACGCTGGACGAACTCGTCGCTCTTTGCGGAGAGCTCGCCGATCAGGTCGGTCAGACCCTTGTCTTGCGGCGAACGGCCGGTCTCGGTGCGCAGGAAGGCGACCGAGTCGTTGGCGGCCTTCTCCCACTCGGGCCAGAAATCGGCAGAACCAGGGTCGAGGAAACAGGAACCGCGCGGTGTTGACCGGACCACGCTGCGCGAACAACGGGGAATCGTAGACCGGGGCATACAGCGCCTGGCCGAGAGAGTTGGCGGCGAGGATGTCGAACCGCCCGTTGCGGATGTAGGCCGGCAGGCCGGTCATCGCGTCGAGCATCCGCAGAACCACCGGTCGGATCCGCGCGGTCGCAGCGGGTGGCCGACGCTCGGACGCAGTGGCCGCGCGGGCCAGGTCGTAGAGGTAGGCCCGCTCGGCGTCGTCGAGCTGAAGTGCGTGGGACAAGGAGTCCAGCACCGAGTCCGAGGCGCCGCTCAGGTTCCCGCGCTCGAGGCGGATGTAGTAGTCAATGCTCATCCCGGCCAGCAGTGCCACTTCCTCCCGGCGCAATCCGGGCACCCGTCGATTGCCACCGAAGACGGGCAGCCCTGCCCGCTGGGGCGTGATGCGGGCACGACGGGTCCTGAGGAACTCCCGCACCTCGTTGGCCTGCTCATGCCTCTCGCTGTCGGTCACATCACCACCGTAAGTCGTGCGGCGGTGTGCTGGGAGGTACTGCCGTTACCCGGAAGAGCGGTAACTCCCATCCCCGCACGGATGCGGGTTCCATGGCAGCGACACAGCAAGGCAGAGCACCTTCACATACCTGGAACGGCAGGCGCTCCGCCGCGCCCAGGGCGGCACGTCAACTGGTTCCGGCGCCCCGGAGAGGGGCGCGATCCCCCGGGTGTCCCTGCTGAACTGAAGGGAATACCGCATGGAATACACGCGTCTCGGCACCTCAGGACTGAAGGTCAGCCGGGTCACACTCGGCTGCATGAGCTTCGGCGACCCCTCGCGCGGCAACAACCAGTGGACGCTCGACGACGAGCGGGCCGAGCCCATCTTCCGGGAGGCCGTCGAGCTCGGGATCACGTTCTGGGACACCGCCAACGCCTACGGCCAGGGGGCGTCCGAGGAGACCGTGGGCCGGGCCATCCGCAAGTACACACGGCGCGAGGACATCGTGCTGGCGACCAAGGTGTTCTTCAAGATGGGCGACGGCCCCGGCGGCGCCGGGCTCTCCCGCCGGGCGATCATGGAGCAGGTCGACGCGTCCCTGGCCCGCCTCGGCACGGACTACATCGACCTGTACCAGATCCACCGCCTCGACCCGGAGACCCCCGTCGAGGAGACGATGGAGGCCCTGCACGACGTGGTCAAGGCGGGCAAGGCCCGCTACATCGGCGCGTCGAGCATGTGGGCGTGGCAGTTCTCCAAGATGCAGTACACCGCGCGGCTGCACGGCTGGACGGAGTTCACCTCGATGCAGAACCAGTACAGCCTGATGCAGCGCGAGGAGGAGCGGGAGATGTTCGGCCTGCTCGCCGACCAGGGGGTCGGCTCCATCCCGTGGAGCCCCCTCGCCAAGGGGCGCCTGGCCAGGCCGTGGGGCGAGCAGACCGCCCGCAGCGAGACCGATGCCGTCGCCCGCCAGTTGATGCCACACGACGACAAGCCGATCGTCGACGCGGTGCAGGCGGTCGCCGCCGGGCGCGGCGTCCCGATGGCGCAGGTCGCCCTCGCCTGGGTGCTGCGCAACCCGGTGGTCTGCGCGCCGATCGTCGGGCCCACCAGGACCGGACACCTCGCCGACGCGGCCGCCGCGCTTAGCCTCCGGCTCACCGACGAGGAGGCGCAGCGGCTCCAGGCGCCCTACACGCCGCGCATGCCCAGCGGCATCCAGATCCCCGTGGCCGGCCCCGGGGCTGTCCCGCGCTGAGCCCGGTTCGCCTCCGGCCTCGCCCGTCGCTACATCAGCCCCGTGGCAGTCCAAGGGGCTGCCCCCACCGGGGTTCGGGGGCGGAGCCCCCGGAACGGGTCTGGTGCGCAGCCCAGCGGGGGCCGGGGCAGCGCCCCGGTTCGGGAAGGGGCGGGGTGGGGTGGGGTGGGGTGAGGGAAGACCCCCCGGTGCTTTCGCCGGTCGTACGCCGCCGCGCAGGCGGCCTTACGCGCTCCTGCCGCGCAAAGCGTCGAGCGCCCGATCCGCGTGCACACCCATCCGGAACTCGCTCTTGACGATCTCCAGCACCTTGCGGTCGGTGTCAATCACAAAGGTGACCCGCTTGGTCGGCACCGCCGCGATCCCGCGCTTCACCCCGAACCGCTCCCGCACCGTCCCCTCCGGATCCGACAGCAGCGGATAGCCGAAGGAGTACGCATGGGCGAACTCCGCCTGCTTCTCGACCGAATCGGCGCTGACGCCGACCGGCTGGGCGCCGAGTTCCTTGAACTCCGCCGCGATGTCCCGGAAGTGGCACGCCTGTTTGGTACAGCCGGGGGTGAAGGCCGCCGGATAGAAGAACAGCACCACCGGACCGTCCGCCAGCAGCCCGCTGAGCGAACGGACGGCGCCGTTCTCGTCCGGCAGCTCGAAGTCCTCGACCACATCACCGATGTCCATGGGTGCACGCTACCCGCCGCCCGCCCGGAGCGGCGGGTAGACGGACGTGCTCAGCGGCTCGTCAGCAGCGCAGCCGGGCGGTATGGCCGTCGATGCGCAGGATGCATTCGGTGAACAGCGTCATCGAGGGGCTGTCGTCCGTGGGGACCAGCCGCAGCCCGAGGTCCATGATGGACCGGATGACCTGGGCGGTACGGCTTCCGTCGGGGTCCGGTCCGCGCAGCGCGGACCATGCCTCGAAGTGCGCCCGGACGGCTTCCCAGGCCGGTCCCGGCGTGAAGTGGCACAGAAAAACCGGCTGGTCGACCCCGTACTGGCGTAACTCGCCGACTGTGGCCTCACCTTGCATAAGCCACCATGTGGCACTCATCTCGTCCCCAACTCCGTACATGGGAGTGGATGCCCATCATACGGGTGCCGAGGACCCGGCGAGGGCCGACTCCAGATCGAGGGCCCATCCCAGCAATCGCTCGTCCGCCCCCGGCCGGGCCACGCACTGCATCCCCAGCGGAAGGGAGCCCGCCGCACGGCCCGCGGGCAGGGCGAGGGCGGGAACGCCCGCGTAGCTCCAGGGGAGGCTCATCACGGAGTCGCCGGTGCTCTTCAGGCCGTACGGCGCGGGGCCCGTGGCCGCCGGGGTGATCCACAGGTCGATGCCGTCGCGGTCCATGGCGGCCACCAGCCGGTCGCGGAAGGCGGCACGTTCGCGCAGGGCCGCGGCGTACGCGTCGTCACCGATCCGCTGCCCCTGCCGGATCGCCTCGGCGGTCTCCTCGCGGTACCGCTCCGCGTAGCGCGGAAACCATACGGCGTGGGTCCGCGCCAGTTCGTAACGGCCGATCACCAGCCGTTCCGCCACGACCCGGTCGAAGTCGTCCGGGAAGGGCAGGCGGCGGACCGTGCATCCGGCCGCCTCCAGGCGCCCCGCCCGCTCCTCGAAGGAGCGTGTGGCCTCGGCGTCGGCGCGGTCGAGATACGGGCCGAGCGGGATGCCGAGCACCGGCCGCCGCCCCACCACCTCCCCGCCGTCGCCGGACGGCCGCCAGTCGTCGCACAGCACGGCGGCCGCCGGGGCGAGGGTCGCCATGTCGGGGGCGAAGAGGCCCACGGTGTCGAAGGTCGGGGCGTTGGCGATCACGCCGTCGGAGGGGATGCGGCCGTGGGTCGGTTTGAAGCCGACGACCCCGCAGTAGGCGGCCGGGCGGATCATCGAACCGATGGTCTGGGTCCCGACCGCCAGCGGCACCATCCTGGCCGCGACGGCCGCGGCCGAACCGCTGCTGGAGCCGCCCGGGGTGTGGCCGAGATGGTGCGGATTGCGGGTGGGACCGGGAGCGGTCACGGCGAACTCGGCGGTGACGGTCTTGCCCGCCACCAGTGCGCCCGCCGCCCGTAGCCGATCGACGAGCGAGGCCTGCGGCCCGGCCAGCGCCTCGGCGGGAACGTCCGAACCGGCCCGTGTGGGCAGCCCGTCGACATGCACGATGTCCTTGACGCCCACCGGCACGCCGAACAGCGCCGGCCGCCCGCCCGGACCGTCCCACCGCTCATCGGCCGCCCGCGCCTCGCGCAACAGCCGCTCACGGCGGCCGGGTTCGGGAACGAAGGCCCGAATCTCCCCGTCGGCGGCCTCGATCCGGTCACAGACCCGCGCGGCCGCGGTGGCACAGGAGGTGTCCATGGACCCCGAGGCTACGCCGCCCCCGCGTCAGCCCACCTCCTCGGCGGCCCGTGCCCGTGCAATGTCCCTGCCGGCGCCGGGCGGCCGGCCGGTGACGCGCTTGAAGGCAC
Coding sequences:
- a CDS encoding penicillin-binding transpeptidase domain-containing protein; its protein translation is MGAVGKVVFGAVAAGLLGVAGYGGYNLYTGVTGGDTTAPHDGPVTADETRRTAREFLDAWADGNDMLAAGLTNDAEAAIGALSGYRDDGHVEKVTVTPGTARGTTVPFTVQADVVFDKTRSSWTYASRLTVVRGRTTKKPLVDWRPSVLHPKLAADESVRTDLADNPPVRVLDRDGKELRQGRYPSLDPVLIALRARYGADAGGTARVEVSAVKADGTAGATLHVVKKGTPGTLRTTLDAGVQRRAETAVATRDGASVVALKPSTGEILAVANSDQAEFNAALQGQTAPGSTFKIVTAATLLEAGKVSPGHLVPCPKTAAYAQGMTFHNVEDSENPGATFAQDFAASCNTAFVSLAGAVPDGAVAQEARAVFGLGLNWRVGITTFDGEVPSGSGDDKAAAMIGQGTVQMNPLTIASVAATAQTGTFKQPVIVPRSVDHREIATSDRSLSPATRSQLRAMMRLTATSGTAARAMSGLTGDIGAKTGSAEIDGQPKTNAWFTAYRNDVAAAAVVTGGGHGGDAAGPVVRAVLKTG
- a CDS encoding ROK family transcriptional regulator, giving the protein MKRTSRDIRTANRYGVLRHIVAQSPVSRQELAAATELSLATVANLVGELLDLGMLVEVGYEDSDGGRPRGLVAVNASGAALIGVDVAETYIHVELFDLALTVLARADEELRPEENDPGKVVAHIADAVSSVVEQAGVAADRVLGVGVSMPGQVDREGGVSVFAANWDWHDVPLLRLLAEHLPYPLHLDNPLRACTVAEQWFGAARGRSDAVVVNLGTGVGAGLALGGTLHRGVSNSAGEWGHTTLVLDGRQCHCGNQGCVETYVGAPGIMRNLRELSPDSPLLHPDDQTATIEALGRGLTAGDPVAVKVVHTTARYLGAALADLINLLNPEVIVLSSWVAAALGEPLLAEVRAAVAVRALRRPLASTEIVLCPIPSNPVSLGAATFALEGSLASVGLKNRRTTPRNRSTPS
- a CDS encoding glycoside hydrolase family 2 TIM barrel-domain containing protein; translated protein: MSSTQHTPLPYYEDVSPGAGALPPRPWTPSSDAARLSLNGTWSFRLSPTATAEDDSFARPGYDARGWDELPVPGHWVLHGHGAPIYTNVLYPFPVDPPHVPAENPTGDHLRVFDLPGDWPEGGEAVLRFEGVESCARVWLNGEELGTFKGSRLPHEFEVGGLLQPSGNVLAVRVHQWSSGSYLEDQDQWWLPGIFREVTLEHRPEGALADYFVHASYDHTTGEGTLRIDSDPGGRVTVPELGLDLATGESATVPVEPWTAETPRLYEARLTTVGESVSLRVGFRTVVVEDGLLKVNGRRVLFRGVNRHEFHPENGRAVDLATMRRDLVLMKQHNINAVRTSHYPPHPAFLGLCDELGLWVIDECDLETHGFGVLEWRNNPVDDDRWTPALLDRAERMVERDKNHPSIVMWSLGNECGTGRGLSAMADWIRERDPSRVIHYEGDMSCADVDVYSRMYAPHEEVDQIGRRTEAPWGDPELDAKRRALPFIQCEYAHAMGNGPGGLGEYQRLFEAHERCQGGFVWEWIDHGFTRRAPDGRFYHVYGGDFGEELHDGNFVCDGLVFPDRTPSPGLIEYKKVIEPVRIEGDGADGTVRITNGHDFADLSPLVFSWSYAAEGEVIGSGELAVPPLPPGESAELKLPAAPAADAGAETGWTIEARLATATAWAGAGHTVAWAQFPATAPGSGRARALASGEAPRRDGDRIVLGPGVFDAATGALTSLGGLPLTEPPRLDIWRAPTDNDNGASWQPDERWGLIWRRFGLHRVRHRTDAVETAPDGALTVRTRVAPAAVDFGLETVYRWTADADGRLSLAVSVTPLGEWTCPLPRLGLRLGVPAALGDAEWFGGGPGEAYPDTRAAARVGRWALSVDELQTPYVRPQENGARIDVRWVRLTAPDGSGVRIEGEPAFWFTARRWTTEQLDAAEHTPDLEASNETVWVHLDHRQQGIGTQSCGPGVLAEHRLDVAPAEFSFTFSRLS
- a CDS encoding aldo/keto reductase produces the protein MEYTRLGTSGLKVSRVTLGCMSFGDPSRGNNQWTLDDERAEPIFREAVELGITFWDTANAYGQGASEETVGRAIRKYTRREDIVLATKVFFKMGDGPGGAGLSRRAIMEQVDASLARLGTDYIDLYQIHRLDPETPVEETMEALHDVVKAGKARYIGASSMWAWQFSKMQYTARLHGWTEFTSMQNQYSLMQREEEREMFGLLADQGVGSIPWSPLAKGRLARPWGEQTARSETDAVARQLMPHDDKPIVDAVQAVAAGRGVPMAQVALAWVLRNPVVCAPIVGPTRTGHLADAAAALSLRLTDEEAQRLQAPYTPRMPSGIQIPVAGPGAVPR
- a CDS encoding peroxiredoxin, with translation MDIGDVVEDFELPDENGAVRSLSGLLADGPVVLFFYPAAFTPGCTKQACHFRDIAAEFKELGAQPVGVSADSVEKQAEFAHAYSFGYPLLSDPEGTVRERFGVKRGIAAVPTKRVTFVIDTDRKVLEIVKSEFRMGVHADRALDALRGRSA
- a CDS encoding amidase, whose amino-acid sequence is MDTSCATAAARVCDRIEAADGEIRAFVPEPGRRERLLREARAADERWDGPGGRPALFGVPVGVKDIVHVDGLPTRAGSDVPAEALAGPQASLVDRLRAAGALVAGKTVTAEFAVTAPGPTRNPHHLGHTPGGSSSGSAAAVAARMVPLAVGTQTIGSMIRPAAYCGVVGFKPTHGRIPSDGVIANAPTFDTVGLFAPDMATLAPAAAVLCDDWRPSGDGGEVVGRRPVLGIPLGPYLDRADAEATRSFEERAGRLEAAGCTVRRLPFPDDFDRVVAERLVIGRYELARTHAVWFPRYAERYREETAEAIRQGQRIGDDAYAAALRERAAFRDRLVAAMDRDGIDLWITPAATGPAPYGLKSTGDSVMSLPWSYAGVPALALPAGRAAGSLPLGMQCVARPGADERLLGWALDLESALAGSSAPV